The Humulus lupulus chromosome 3, drHumLupu1.1, whole genome shotgun sequence genome window below encodes:
- the LOC133823732 gene encoding HVA22-like protein j isoform X2: MLGELISRILVMVFGYAYPAFECYKVVERNRAENEELRFWCQYWILVAILSVLERVGDIFISWLPMYGELKLAFFIYLWYPKTKGSDYVYDAILRPYVTKHELDIDHKLLEWRARAWDLALFYWKNCTELGQTAFFQVIQYVASQSGRFSSHNEKR; this comes from the exons ATGTTGGGAGAGTTAATTTCCAGAATTCTTGT aatggtttttgggtATGCGTACCCTGCGTTTGAGTGTTACAAAGTGGTGGAAAGGAATAGAGCCGAAAATGAAGAACTTCGATTTTGGTGTCAATATTG GATCCTTGTAGCCATTCTATCAGTGCTAGAGAGAGTTGGGGACATATTCATTTCATG GTTACCCATGTATGGAGAGCTTAAGCTGGCCTTTTTCATCTATCTTTGGTATCCGAAGACCAAG ggTTCTGATTATGTCTACGATGCCATATTACGGCCTTATGTCACAAAGCATGAACTAGACATTGATCACAAGTTACTTGAGTGGAGAGCGAGGGCCTGGGATTTGGCTCTTTTCTACTGGAAAAACTGCACAGAACTGGGCCAGACAGCATTCTTTCAAGTCATACAATATGTGGCTTCTCAGTCAGGAAGGTTTAGCAGCCATAATG AGAAACGATGA
- the LOC133823733 gene encoding uncharacterized protein LOC133823733 gives MDSYAELAPASNIRRRNSISTPVIPAKLSLPTKSRHSSSFPIQNRNGFASHPPPSLNFELLPFKNSSSQPYTSLKDLLPFSPSAVGINSPTAASSGYEISIRNRLVKQAAWAYLQPMSSSPSSDGSHFLGRIWVRLSAVHNPITACFGFFKRLVVPTLIRAVDRILIALRVRATR, from the coding sequence ATGGACAGCTACGCCGAGCTAGCACCAGCATCGAATATCCGCCGTCGTAACTCCATATCCACTCCAGTGATCCCAGCCAAGCTCTCTCTTCCCACCAAGTCTCGCCACAGCTCGAGCTTTCCCATCCAAAACCGAAATGGCTTCGCCTCTCATCCGCCGCCATCGCTGAACTTCGAGCTCCTCCCCTTCAAGAACTCTTCTTCCCAACCTTATACCTCTTTAAAAGACCTCTTACCCTTTTCCCCTTCCGCCGTCGGAATCAACTCGCCGACGGCAGCTTCCTCCGGCTACGAGATTTCTATCCGCAACCGCCTCGTGAAGCAGGCCGCATGGGCTTACCTCCAGCCCATGTCCTCCTCTCCCAGCTCCGACGGGTCCCACTTCCTCGGCCGTATCTGGGTCAGGCTCTCCGCCGTCCACAACCCCATCACGGCTTGTTTTGGCTTCTTCAAACGACTCGTCGTTCCTACTCTGATTAGAGCCGTTGATCGGATTCTCATTGCCCTTCGAGTCCGTGCGACAAGATAA
- the LOC133823732 gene encoding putative HVA22-like protein g isoform X1: MLGELISRILVMVFGYAYPAFECYKVVERNRAENEELRFWCQYWILVAILSVLERVGDIFISWLPMYGELKLAFFIYLWYPKTKGSDYVYDAILRPYVTKHELDIDHKLLEWRARAWDLALFYWKNCTELGQTAFFQVIQYVASQSGRFSSHNGTERNDDQQNRTTDRATSETMKSKIVQLQPHKETEYVHIAEAFMAEPAVKQDGGATTNPDGGLLNQARQRLRRFKPLI; encoded by the exons ATGTTGGGAGAGTTAATTTCCAGAATTCTTGT aatggtttttgggtATGCGTACCCTGCGTTTGAGTGTTACAAAGTGGTGGAAAGGAATAGAGCCGAAAATGAAGAACTTCGATTTTGGTGTCAATATTG GATCCTTGTAGCCATTCTATCAGTGCTAGAGAGAGTTGGGGACATATTCATTTCATG GTTACCCATGTATGGAGAGCTTAAGCTGGCCTTTTTCATCTATCTTTGGTATCCGAAGACCAAG ggTTCTGATTATGTCTACGATGCCATATTACGGCCTTATGTCACAAAGCATGAACTAGACATTGATCACAAGTTACTTGAGTGGAGAGCGAGGGCCTGGGATTTGGCTCTTTTCTACTGGAAAAACTGCACAGAACTGGGCCAGACAGCATTCTTTCAAGTCATACAATATGTGGCTTCTCAGTCAGGAAGGTTTAGCAGCCATAATGGTACTGAG AGAAACGATGACCAGCAAAACAGAACAACCGACCGTGCCACATCGGAGACAATGAAATCTAAGATTGTTCAACTTCAACCCCACAAAGAAACAGAGTATGTACATATTGCAGAAGCCTTCATGGCAGAACCTGCTGTTAAACAAGATGGTGGAGCAACTACTAACCCAGACGGCGGTCTCCTTAACCAAGCCCGCCAAAGGCTTAGGCGCTTCAAACCACTCATTTAG